One Vanrija pseudolonga chromosome 5, complete sequence genomic window, AGCATGACTGAGGCGTTAGCGGCTTGCTTTCTCGATCCTCAAGCCACTCACAATACCATGTACACAGGAgaccgccgagcgcggcgcgcgcaaaCACAAACGGCCGGCCAGAGAGCAGGTCTACGGCCTTGCGCTCAGACACGATGGAGGCCGCGACGAAGCCAAAGCTGCCGAAGATGACGCCAAAGTAGCCGAGGAAGATGGCCCAggccacgagctcgtcaaagGTCATGGTGGGTGATGCTGTCCTCTGTCCAAGGGCAGAGTTTAGTCGAGAGGGATGTAGTAGAGTGCCAGcggggccgtcgtcgtcggcgtcgcggaaATCACAGATACTCACGGGCCCCTCGGTGGACGCCTCCACCGCGATCGattgccgtcgccgcgtgTCGGCATGCCACGTGGAAATACTCCCGCTCGACCTCCATCAATCTCCACTTTGCTCGTCCGCCCACAGCGGCCACAACAATATCGGCCAGGTTGCGCTCGCATCTCACTCACAACCACTCCTCATCGCCTGGCagcacccccaccacccaacacCGTCGCCAGCATGGGTAACAACTCGGACAAGATGTACGTCACGTACTCGGAGCACGCGGCGGGCCACCACACGGCTTCGGGCGGTGgcaagcgcgccgagacAGGCAAGTCGGACTTTCAGCGGCTCCCATTGTAAGTGGCTTACTTGCCATTGGCCAGACCGATAAGCCGCTGACACACTCAGCGACTCGTGTGCGCTCTCGCTCCAGCCGTTCCGTAAccccgtcgctgtcgtcgcggagACTGAGCCGGGTGAGgctccccgcgccgacgtcttCGACCTGCTCAACATTGTCCCCTATGTCCGCAAGTTCAAGACGAGTGAGCTGGACTTCGATGGTTACGCAGCTGACATCCAGACCCTGTGACTGGCAAGCCTCTCGAGACGAGCCAGCTCATCAAGCTCAACTTCTTCAAGAACTCGGAGGGCAACTACCACGACCCGATCACCTTCAAGGTCTTCTCGCCACATGTGCACATTGTCTTTCTGAAGAACACTGTGGGTATGGATCCACTGAGCCTCTCTGACCCACCAGGGAAATGTCTTTGACATGGCTTCCCTCCAACTCCTGGCTATCAAGCCCAAGACGTGGCGCGATCTCGTCAGTGACGAGGAGTTCAAGCGCGAGGACATAATCACGATCCAGGACCCGTCCAACCTCAAGTCGCGGGACCTGCGCGACTACGATTATGTCAAGAACGAGAAGTCGCTCACTGGTGGGTTCGGTGTAATGGGCATAGCTGATGAGCTAGATGCCGACCGGGAGAACGACCCGCTCAAGGGCATCAATGTGGACGCCGCTGGTGGCGCCAGCAAGGTGCTCAAGATGATCGCGGAGAaggtgagcttgtcgaccttCGACGAAGCTGACATCCCAGACACGGTCTGAGAAcccctcgccatcacccgcgccgtcgtcaaagGCCGATGAGAAGCCCAAGGAGGGCGTCGTTgccaagcgcaaggtcgagcagctggcctGTGAGTTGTGCCGGAGCGACAACGACTGACTTTCTAGACAACGCTTCCAACTACTCCAGCGgacgcacggcggcgtcgttgacAAGTACGACGAACGGCCCCGAGATCAAGGACGAGCGTGCCATGTTCGACGAGGAAGAGTGTAGGTGTCAGAGACTGTGCCACCATCACCTGCTAACTCCCCAGACATGTTCGAGGAGATGATGAAGCCcaccaaggacaaggacagGCTAAAGTCCAAGGCGTACGCCACGATCATGACCAACCTTGGAGGCCTCAACGTCGAGCTGCACGGCGATCGCGCACCCAAGACCGTGTACAACTTTGTCCAGCTGGCCAAGCAGGGCAAGTACGACAATGTCATCTTCCACCGCTTGATACCTGGCTTCATGGTGGGTGCTGCAACGTCGAAGACATCACTGACAATCAGATCCAGGGTGGCGATCCCACGGGAactggacgaggaggcgagaGCTACTGGGGTGCGGGGTTCCGGGATGAGTATGCCGAGAAGGGCGCGTTCAAGCACGACGCGCGTGGTACTCTGTCCATGGCCAACAGCGGACCGCACACCAACGGCTCTCAGTTCTTCATCACCTTCACCGAGACGCCGCATTTGAACAACAAGCACACCGTGTTTggcaagctcgtcggcggcgaggacgtcctGCTGCGGATGGAGCGCACCAATGTGCGACCAGGATCTGACCGCCCGACGAAGGACATTATAATCACGGGGGTCAACATGTGGGTTAAGGCATGATTCGACCTGAGCTAACCCTTCAGCTTGCAAGATCCGTTTGAAGAGCACCAGAAGCGTTTGAAAGCCCGTCTCGCACGGCAAGACCAGTCCGAGGAGGCGCAgagacggcgcgccgagaaggccgccgagcgggagAAGGACCGAACGACGTGGCTGGGGACAGATCTGGGTGCCAAGGGCGAATCAAAGGCTTTGCGTGCtgagaagaagcgcaaggccgacgacgaagggGTGGGCAAGTACCTCAAACCTGCAaaggcgccagcgccggctgcggcggccgcgcctGCAGCTGCGCCGGTCGAGTTTGGTGttgagaagaagaagcgcaaggctgggggtgggttTGGGGACTTCTCTGGGTGGTAGCCGCGTGTAGGAGCATATACAGATGAGCATGTAGCATGGTAGGGCATTGGGAGTGAGCATGATTGTGGAGGTGGCCGGATTAGGGTTTTGTTGAATGGAGCGAGCGCGGTGACGTGAGAGGTCTAGGGCAAATTGTTTATGACTGTTGCACTTTGGCcgcgcctggctggccacCGTGGCccacgcctcgccgcgccgccgccaccggccaCCCTGGACTTGGATTCATCCAGCAGTCATCTCGACGCGACAACCAACACACCACACGCATCACACTCACTTCTTCAACAACATCCACCAGGCGAGAGGAGCCTCCACGAGCGCATACAGTCAGCGCAtagacacgacgacgacgtaaCCAACCATATCAGCAAGCAACCGCCGAACAACAATGCCGCCGTAGGTGAATCGGCGCAGGCCCCGctgaccaccacccgcccagCCGCAGCGCGACGGACCAgacgctcgagcagcagaacgaggaggagctgagCAGCCTGCATGGCAAGATCAAGGCGCTGCGTTCGGTGCGTAGGCtagccgcggcggcggcgaggtgcttGGCCTGAGGAGCTGAGCTTCCTCGGCCACCGCGAAGCGCCTTGCGCCCACCCACTAACACCTCGCAGGTCACCAtcgacatcctcgacgaTTCGGGCAGGCAGAATGACCAGGTGCGTCGAAGTTTCGGGCAGGACTGACACGCACAGCTTGACCGGACTGTGAGTggctgggtcggcggcgggcggtgccgTCCGGGCGGGGTGTCTCCACCTCctcagcgccggcgaggaggcctcactcgacgaggcgtcgtTCCCCGCGCAcacgctcgctcactcgcggctgcgccgctcCCTGCATGCGCGCGCTAACGCCCCCAGGGCAACATCTTCACGTCGTTTGGCAACTCGCTCTTCTCGACGCAGCGACACCACTCCCGCACAAtggcggccagctcgaccctCAGGCAGTACCGCACCATCGCGTACAttgtcggcgtggtcgtcgcgctgtGGTTCGTGCTCAAGCTGTGGCAtttgggcggcgggggcggcggcaaggggcCCTCAGACGCGGATTATGGCGCGTGAGCGAATGGGCGAGCGGAACGAGCGacgcgcagcgtcgcgagtGCGCGAGTTTGCGAGGCGAGCGATATGGAGAGGACGGGGTGTGGCGTAGAGACAGGAGACAGAGAGACGGAGGAGAGCCCGAAGAGAGCACACAGCAGGACAGCGAGGATGGACGCCCGGTGGGAGGGTGGCAGAGCACTAGACCACCCCGCTCGCGGAGGGCAGCATGGACATAGGGGGGAACGAGAGCGACCGACGAGAGCAGCGTAGAGCGAAGAGCTGGCCCTGCGCACCCGCGCAACGCGTGCATGCGCACACTCTACACGCCGTGTATACCTTATATGCATTGTATACCTACCGCCGGTGGACGCAACGGCcggcgcacgcggcgcgcggcgcactgtacgccgcgccgcatCGTCCGACTGGCTGGGCCGTTCTGGGGCCGCAAAGGTGCCGTTGTCGCCGTCCCtgagccgccggcggcgcactggcagtgggtggtgggtggtcgacacggcgtcgaTACTCATCTCTTGCGTTCGTCGTTGTGCTttctgtctgtctgtctcgctcgctcgctcgcatccCACTCGACACTACAGGTCAgctcagcgccgagccgtGCACACCGCCAAAACCCACGCCGCAACCCGACGTCGACCCGCCGTCCCATctccccaccgcccccctaccccttccccccccTCTGACACACCATGTCCAACTCGGCCCCAACCGGCGAAGCAtacctcgtcatcggcggctgcggcttcCTCGGCCGGCACATTGTCGACGCGCTGATCAAGCGCGGCGAGAGCAACGTGTCGGTGTTTGACATTGTGCAGCGGCACTTTGACGAGTGGGTCTGGCGTTGCGCGTTGAGTGGGGGTTGCGCTCGCTGACAGACACAAAGCAACATTACGTTCTTTACGGGCGACTTGGCTAACATTGAGGACATTGCCGGTGCCATCaagaaggtgggtggtgtggcgcAGGCTCGGCGCAGCCTAGCTCGCGCGTAcagctcgctccgctcgctgacACGCACAGTCCGGAGCCAAGATTGTCATCCACACCGCTTCCCCTCCGcacggcctcgcggcggacATCTACGAAAAGGTCAACGTTGTCGGCACGCACAATGTGATCGAGGCGTGCCAGGACGCCGGCGTCCCCAAGCTCGTGTACacgtcgtccgcgtcggTCATCTACAGCGGCACCGAGAACCtcatcaacgccgacgagcggaTCCCGTACGCTGGCGTGCCGCTCGACGCATACAACGACaccaaggcgcgcgccgaggcggccgtgctcgccgcgaACGGCAAGGACGGCCTGCTCacctgcgcgctgcgcccaTCGGGCATCTTTGGCCCCGGCGACCGGCAGGCGATCATGGGCTTCCACGCCGTGGTCAAGAACGGCCAGACAAAGTTCCAGATCGGCGACAACACCAACCTGTTTGACTGGACGTATGTCGCCaacgtcgcgcacgcgcatctgctcgccgcggacaagctcggcgtgACGTACcccgtgctcgtgctgcaTGAGCCGCTTGCGCCCGTCGACTTGagcctcggccaccaccgcatcccgacgagcgaggcgcaCCCCCTCGGCCCGAACAAGGCGCCCACCGAgcacgacctgctcgtcgcgcgcaggttcgagagcgacgaggtcgacccgAGCGACCTGCGCCCCGTGCTCCGCTCCAAGATGGACCAGtttgccgacctcgccgacctgcccgacgacgccgagggcccCAAGGTCGCCGGCCAGGCGTTTTTCATCAACAACGGCGAGCCCGTCAACTTCTGGGACTTTACCCGCGCCATCtggcgccagctcggccacacgccgccgtaCATTATTGTGTTGcccatcgccctcggcctcatccTTGCCAGCCTCGCCGAGTTCTTCTCCAAGCTCACCGGCAAGGAGCCGGGCTTCACCCGCTTCCGCGTCACGTTCGCCACCCAGAACCGATACTATGAcaacgagcgcgcgcgccgcctcctcggctaCTCGCCTGTtgttggcctcgtcgacggcctcgaccgcTGGACGAGCTGGTACAATGGCGAGCTGGAGAAGCAGAAGGCTGTGGGAGAGTCGGAGAAGACAAAGTGAGCCCCGCGGCGAGGCCACGAGCGAAGCGAGTGGGTGAGGCGAGTAGGCAAAGGTGCGAGCGCGTGAGCGCGTGGTGTGTTGTGTGGTACGGGTCGTGTGCAATGGCTTAGACTGCGTGTTAATCCGGATCGATGCATGTGTTTGGTCTTGACGGGGCGACCAGCTTGCGCGTCGCGTCTATGCTTGTCATGTGTTACTCACACTGCTGAGCAGTTGTCGCCTCACCGCTACGCGGCTCGACGAACGCCGATAGTATTAAGATGCATTACCACGACTCTAGTCTACATGCCGGCGGCTGCGCAACCACCCGACAGGAATCTATGCTACGAGTACGAGTGCGGGCTTGCCTAGCAAGCGGCCGCCTACACAACACGGCCGTCGGACAGGACACgctggagctcgagctggccctcGTCCTGGCTCTTTTGAGACTTGTTGGCCTTGCGGCGGAACCAGAGCGTCGCGAGGGAAATGGTGATCATGGACGTGCCGATCCACCCAAGCAGGATGCCAATGTCCTTGCCAaactcggccttggtgtTGAAGATGATTGTGCGGACAATGCGCGAGCAGTTGTAGAAGGGCATCGCGACGCCGTAGCGGAAAATCCAGGGCTGGAGCTCGTGCGGCAGCGTGACGACCGACACGTTGGCAATGATCAACGGCACGAGGAAGAAGGAAACAAACTTGGGGCCGACAATCGTGATGGCAAACTCGGTCGCGTAGCCCACGGCCGTCATGCCAAGGAAGAGCACAAACCACCAGAGGAAGTAGCCGCCCGCGTAGGTGAAGTGCGCGCCAAAGTGGACCTTGAACGGCAGGTTGATCATGGCGAAGAAGAACGAGATGACAAAGTACAGGACCAGGGGCGCGAGGATGCGGTAGGCAATGTACGCCCGGTTGGTGAGGTAGGGGCCGatgacctcgcgcgcggcgttgtTGGTCATGGTCATGATGAACGAGAAGATGAGCATGTAGATGAGACCGACGAGGGTGATGGCGGTCGCCACGGGCTGGTTGTAGGGCCGGATGTTGTAGAACGTGTACGCCACACCCTGGGTAAGCGTCTGGGgtgcagcggcgagggcagcgacaGCCGTGGCGTTGTTGCCAATGGAGGCGAGGTACTGGCCGGCGTACTGCGTCGTCAGGCGGCCAGTGATCGCGGCGATGTGGGCACTCATAAGCGGGAAGAGGTACGAGCCGACGGCCGTCTCGGAGCGCGCCTGCGCGTAGACGATCGAGATGGCGTGTGTGCCGTTGTAGGTCGCGTCGCCATTGATCCGTGCCGCGGTCAGGTTGTCAgacgcgccggcgttgaTCACGACCGCGGCCCAAGCGCCCTCCTGGACAATGttgtgctcgacgtcggcgaaCGTCGGGAACTCCTCGGGTGGGGTAACAAAGTAGCGCAGCTGGTGGGTCTGGTTAAGCTGTGGTGGGGTCAGcttgctgcagctgctgcatgcAGGTGGCAGGACGGACGGAcggtggtcggcgccgggccaCATCGCAACAGATCCGCAATGCGGGCTGGTTGACCAAAATAGTCTGGGCCCCGCCGTCCACCATGCTATCTAACTGCGCTTGCGGAGTACTCACCAGGAAGCTAGATACGGTCTGGCCGATAGGGCCGCCATCGCGGTCGATAACGCGGACGGTGAGTTTGTCGGTGTAGACGTTTGCCTTCCACACTGTGGCATGTTGTCAGTGGCAGTTCTCGCTTCCGAGGTGATGaggccaggccgaggtcggtggcTGGcagcaagcgagcgagccgagggagggagggagggaggtaCGAGCAAAGCAGGGTTTTGGCAAACAACGGGCTGGGTTTCGTGCTCGCTACGCGATCGCGCGCAGCACCCGGC contains:
- the SNG1 gene encoding Nitrosoguanidine resistance protein SNG1, whose amino-acid sequence is MSHSPTITASMPSTPQASEGAPTIAEREEKRAPNYTGAAGAGAAPAKGAAAPGAPVAGQPGFAAPPDKYAYHFFSPEVKLFRQVVFKILGSTLVLTIILMWLCLPFYWGSLWKANVYTDKLTVRVIDRDGGPIGQTVSSFLLNQTHQLRYFVTPPEEFPTFADVEHNIVQEGAWAAVVINAGASDNLTAARINGDATYNGTHAISIVYAQARSETAVGSYLFPLMSAHIAAITGRLTTQYAGQYLASIGNNATAVAALAAAPQTLTQGVAYTFYNIRPYNQPVATAITLVGLIYMLIFSFIMTMTNNAAREVIGPYLTNRAYIAYRILAPLVLYFVISFFFAMINLPFKVHFGAHFTYAGGYFLWWFVLFLGMTAVGYATEFAITIVGPKFVSFFLVPLIIANVSVVTLPHELQPWIFRYGVAMPFYNCSRIVRTIIFNTKAEFGKDIGILLGWIGTSMITISLATLWFRRKANKSQKSQDEGQLELQRVLSDGRVV
- the ERG26 gene encoding Sterol-4-alpha-carboxylate 3-dehydrogenase, decarboxylating, whose protein sequence is MSNSAPTGEAYLVIGGCGFLGRHIVDALIKRGESNVSVFDIVQRHFDDNITFFTGDLANIEDIAGAIKKSGAKIVIHTASPPHGLAADIYEKVNVVGTHNVIEACQDAGVPKLVYTSSASVIYSGTENLINADERIPYAGVPLDAYNDTKARAEAAVLAANGKDGLLTCALRPSGIFGPGDRQAIMGFHAVVKNGQTKFQIGDNTNLFDWTYVANVAHAHLLAADKLGVTYPVLVLHEPLAPVDLSLGHHRIPTSEAHPLGPNKAPTEHDLLVARRFESDEVDPSDLRPVLRSKMDQFADLADLPDDAEGPKVAGQAFFINNGEPVNFWDFTRAIWRQLGHTPPYIIVLPIALGLILASLAEFFSKLTGKEPGFTRFRVTFATQNRYYDNERARRLLGYSPVVGLVDGLDRWTSWYNGELEKQKAVGESEKTK
- the CYP8 gene encoding Peptidyl-prolyl cis-trans isomerase-like 2; its protein translation is MGNNSDKMYVTYSEHAAGHHTASGGGKRAETGKSDFQRLPFDSCALSLQPFRNPVAVVAETEPGEAPRADVFDLLNIVPYVRKFKTNPVTGKPLETSQLIKLNFFKNSEGNYHDPITFKVFSPHVHIVFLKNTGNVFDMASLQLLAIKPKTWRDLVSDEEFKREDIITIQDPSNLKSRDLRDYDYVKNEKSLTDADRENDPLKGINVDAAGGASKVLKMIAEKTRSENPSPSPAPSSKADEKPKEGVVAKRKVEQLAYNASNYSSGRTAASLTSTTNGPEIKDERAMFDEEEYMFEEMMKPTKDKDRLKSKAYATIMTNLGGLNVELHGDRAPKTVYNFVQLAKQGKYDNVIFHRLIPGFMIQGGDPTGTGRGGESYWGAGFRDEYAEKGAFKHDARGTLSMANSGPHTNGSQFFITFTETPHLNNKHTVFGKLVGGEDVLLRMERTNVRPGSDRPTKDIIITGVNILQDPFEEHQKRLKARLARQDQSEEAQRRRAEKAAEREKDRTTWLGTDLGAKGESKALRAEKKRKADDEGVGKYLKPAKAPAPAAAAAPAAAPVEFGVEKKKRKAGDEHVACRSATDQTLEQQNEEELSSLHGKIKALRSVTIDILDDSGRQNDQLDRTGNIFTSFGNSLFSTQRHHSRTMAASSTLRQYRTIAYIVGVVVALWFVLKLWHLGGGGGGKGPSDADYGA